In Thalassospira sp. TSL5-1, one DNA window encodes the following:
- a CDS encoding thermonuclease family protein encodes MILRAAFWQKILHRRMSLPVLIIALVASGFAASPLAAATKTTTKAATPPDVSNQTVFKADGHKVFAIDGDTILIDGHVFDIAGIDAPELGQQCLHDGNLKDCGLSAGMQLQKYFTMSPFPAECVLADDQRDNGSTNSGKNGKSWPRVECSIGDRDVGAAMIADGEALPIPGFSLDYDDQAKQAANAGIGLYGTKMIPPAEWRAGKRLPDEKKRCLFVGDGKGHYISSLDPRFVNYASENPPQTVCSDEEARKLGLEYLPNN; translated from the coding sequence ATGATCCTGCGTGCTGCATTCTGGCAAAAAATCCTGCACCGTCGCATGTCTCTTCCGGTTCTGATCATCGCCCTGGTGGCAAGCGGTTTTGCGGCCAGCCCGCTTGCGGCTGCGACCAAAACCACCACCAAAGCGGCCACCCCGCCCGATGTCAGCAATCAGACGGTTTTCAAGGCCGACGGGCACAAGGTTTTTGCCATTGATGGTGACACCATCCTGATTGATGGGCATGTGTTTGATATTGCCGGGATCGATGCGCCGGAACTGGGCCAGCAATGCCTGCATGATGGCAATTTGAAAGATTGCGGATTATCTGCCGGGATGCAGTTGCAAAAATACTTCACCATGTCACCTTTCCCGGCTGAATGCGTCTTGGCCGATGACCAGCGTGATAATGGCAGCACAAACAGCGGCAAAAATGGCAAAAGCTGGCCCCGCGTCGAATGCTCGATTGGAGATCGCGATGTTGGGGCAGCCATGATAGCCGATGGCGAGGCCTTGCCGATTCCCGGTTTTTCACTGGATTATGACGACCAGGCCAAACAGGCCGCCAATGCCGGAATTGGCCTTTATGGCACCAAAATGATCCCCCCGGCTGAATGGCGGGCGGGCAAACGCCTGCCGGACGAAAAGAAACGCTGCCTGTTTGTCGGCGATGGCAAGGGCCATTACATCAGCTCGCTGGACCCGCGTTTTGTCAATTATGCCAGCGAAAACCCGCCGCAAACCGTTTGTAGCGACGAGGAAGCCCGCAAATTGGGGCTGGAATATTTGCCCAACAACTAA
- a CDS encoding PepSY domain-containing protein, producing the protein MNSDPAPLGRKQTGKPVKPRWFDWHSWIGVCLGLMLFSICWSGAFAALSQELDWLFTPAAHLPPFAGHVDFSGIFAAVKQQFPHARVEFLQEPLYAVFPASVDIITAQGERRIVQVDPATLAVLGTQSLFTIERFFREYHEALFGFYGVGKFIITAFSLPLMLAMVSALLFYRRWWRRFFELRTGKTRVSLWSSLHKIAGLWSLWFVVLIALTGFWYLFEEGRYKLGDGKFAYTDSFPLAVHVLPKIQIKPQDRLPFETLLVHAQSARPDMRITGIYPNRGGYFYVIGQSDDVLVRDRANKIYLDPQTGAVVFNQHADDLSAYWRWSDMADPLHFGTFGGVITKIIWFVFGLILSGLALSGAWLHMKKRQRSGKAGAGWRGTFVMAAFFTILPLVSLPIMAVYLVRIGPLIDGQRHMAELPLGVAAFVACWLVLTFGIKLAWLWSCYRLNKGKKPENSFRAVAGT; encoded by the coding sequence ATCCTGCGCCTCTTGGCAGGAAACAGACCGGCAAGCCAGTTAAACCCAGGTGGTTTGACTGGCATAGCTGGATTGGTGTCTGTTTGGGGCTGATGTTGTTTTCCATATGCTGGAGCGGCGCCTTTGCCGCTTTGTCGCAGGAACTGGACTGGTTATTCACACCCGCCGCACATTTGCCCCCCTTTGCCGGGCATGTTGATTTTTCGGGCATTTTTGCTGCCGTTAAGCAACAGTTCCCGCACGCCCGGGTCGAATTTCTGCAAGAACCGCTTTATGCCGTTTTCCCGGCAAGCGTTGATATTATCACCGCACAGGGCGAACGGCGGATTGTCCAGGTTGACCCGGCAACGCTGGCGGTGCTGGGAACCCAGTCACTTTTCACGATCGAACGGTTCTTTCGCGAATATCACGAAGCCCTGTTTGGCTTTTACGGGGTGGGTAAATTCATCATCACCGCGTTTTCTCTGCCGTTGATGTTGGCAATGGTCAGCGCCCTGCTGTTTTATCGGCGCTGGTGGCGACGGTTTTTTGAACTGCGTACAGGCAAAACCCGGGTCAGTCTCTGGAGCAGCCTGCACAAAATCGCCGGTTTGTGGAGCCTGTGGTTCGTGGTGCTGATCGCCCTGACCGGTTTTTGGTACCTGTTTGAGGAAGGGCGCTACAAGCTGGGCGATGGCAAGTTTGCCTATACGGATTCCTTTCCCTTGGCAGTGCATGTCCTGCCCAAAATCCAGATAAAACCGCAGGACCGCCTGCCATTTGAAACTTTATTGGTGCACGCGCAATCCGCCCGGCCCGATATGCGCATTACCGGCATTTATCCCAATCGTGGCGGGTATTTTTATGTCATCGGCCAGTCCGATGATGTGCTGGTGCGGGATCGCGCCAATAAAATCTATCTTGATCCCCAAACGGGTGCGGTTGTTTTCAATCAACATGCGGATGATTTATCGGCCTATTGGCGCTGGTCCGACATGGCTGATCCGCTGCATTTTGGTACCTTTGGTGGGGTGATAACCAAAATTATCTGGTTTGTGTTTGGCCTGATTTTGTCCGGTCTGGCCCTGAGTGGGGCCTGGCTGCATATGAAAAAACGCCAACGTTCCGGCAAAGCTGGTGCAGGATGGCGCGGTACATTTGTCATGGCCGCATTCTTTACCATCCTGCCCCTGGTCTCTTTGCCAATCATGGCGGTTTATCTGGTGCGCATTGGCCCGCTGATCGACGGCCAACGGCACATGGCCGAATTGCCATTAGGCGTTGCGGCCTTTGTTGCCTGCTGGCTTGTGCTGACATTTGGCATCAAGCTGGCCTGGCTTTGGTCTTGCTATCGTTTGAATAAGGGCAAAAAGCCCGAAAACAGCTTCAGGGCCGTTGCGGGTACTTAG